In a genomic window of Spirosoma agri:
- a CDS encoding UDP-glucose dehydrogenase family protein gives MKLAVVGTGYVGLVTGTCFAETGNQVTCVDIDERKVEKLNNGIMPIYEPGLDVLFHRNVEQGRLSFTTNLEEGIKGAEVIFLALPTPPGEDGSADLKYILKVASDLGPIMNQYAVIVDKSTVPVGTAEKVHAHIADNAKVDFDVVSNPEFLREGVAVEDFMKPDRVVIGTKSERAKGVMNRLYAPLVRQGNPIIFMDERSAEMTKYAANAFLATKITFMNEIANLCERAGANVDDIRRGIGTDSRIGKRFLFAGIGYGGSCFPKDVQALAKTAKDFNYDFKVLQSVMDVNYAQKTKLVPMILDHFGGDLAGKTIAVWGLAFKPYTDDIREAPALDNIKAMLDAGAKVTVYDPEAMDNVRVLLGNSVTYAHTQYAALDDADALVIITEWPLFRTPDFDKMNLLMKSKTIFDGRNVYELDQMRELNYTYISVGREAVLAPVEQKA, from the coding sequence ATGAAACTGGCAGTAGTAGGAACCGGGTATGTGGGCCTTGTTACGGGAACGTGTTTCGCGGAAACAGGCAATCAGGTGACATGCGTTGACATTGACGAGCGCAAAGTCGAAAAGCTTAACAATGGCATCATGCCCATTTACGAGCCTGGTCTTGACGTGCTCTTCCATCGGAATGTGGAACAGGGACGGCTATCGTTCACCACGAATCTGGAAGAAGGAATCAAAGGGGCGGAGGTTATCTTTCTGGCGCTGCCAACCCCTCCGGGTGAAGATGGATCGGCTGATTTGAAATATATTCTGAAAGTGGCCAGCGATCTGGGACCGATCATGAATCAGTATGCGGTCATTGTTGATAAGAGCACCGTTCCGGTCGGCACGGCTGAGAAAGTACACGCTCACATTGCCGATAACGCCAAGGTTGACTTTGACGTCGTATCGAATCCCGAGTTCCTGCGGGAAGGGGTTGCTGTTGAAGATTTCATGAAGCCTGACCGGGTTGTTATCGGAACGAAATCAGAGCGTGCGAAAGGCGTTATGAATCGGCTCTACGCACCGCTGGTACGCCAGGGAAATCCGATCATTTTTATGGATGAGCGTTCAGCTGAAATGACCAAGTATGCTGCCAATGCATTCCTGGCTACGAAAATCACGTTCATGAACGAAATCGCGAACCTGTGCGAGCGGGCGGGCGCTAATGTAGACGATATCCGTCGTGGCATTGGTACCGACAGCCGTATCGGCAAGCGGTTCCTGTTTGCGGGCATCGGTTACGGTGGTAGCTGCTTCCCCAAAGATGTACAGGCACTGGCGAAGACGGCCAAGGATTTCAACTATGATTTCAAGGTGCTTCAGTCGGTGATGGACGTTAACTACGCTCAGAAAACGAAACTGGTCCCTATGATCCTTGACCATTTTGGCGGTGATCTGGCGGGTAAAACGATTGCTGTCTGGGGTCTGGCGTTCAAACCCTACACCGACGATATCCGTGAAGCACCGGCGCTGGATAACATAAAGGCAATGCTTGACGCTGGTGCCAAAGTGACGGTTTACGATCCCGAAGCGATGGACAATGTGCGGGTTCTGCTTGGCAATTCCGTTACGTATGCCCATACTCAATACGCGGCCCTGGACGATGCTGATGCACTTGTCATCATCACTGAATGGCCACTGTTCCGTACGCCTGATTTCGATAAAATGAACTTACTCATGAAGAGTAAAACCATTTTTGACGGTCGTAACGTCTACGAACTTGATCAGATGCGCGAGTTAAATTATACGTACATTAGCGTTGGCCGGGAAGCTGTTCTGGCTCCTGTCGAACAAAAAGCCTAG
- a CDS encoding UDP-glucuronic acid decarboxylase family protein, with amino-acid sequence MKRVLITGGAGFLGSHLCDRFIKEGYHVIAMDNLITGDIRNIEHLFHLPNFEFYHHDVSKFIHVPGELDYILHFASPASPIDYLKIPIQTLKVGSLGIHNCLGLARVKGARVLIASTSEIYGDPTVHPQPEEYWGNVNPVGPRGVYDEAKRFQEAITMAYHTYHGLETRIVRIFNTYGPRMRLNDGRVLPAFIGQALRGEDLTVFGDGSQTRSFCYVDDLVEGIYRLLLSDYAYPVNIGNPSEITIKEFGEEIIKLTGTTQKLVLKDLPTDDPKQRQPDITKARAILDWEPKVSRAEGLRITYDYFKSLPQEELYTAAYHREFVKK; translated from the coding sequence ATGAAGCGTGTTTTAATTACCGGCGGAGCCGGATTTCTGGGGTCGCATTTGTGTGATCGGTTCATTAAGGAAGGCTACCACGTCATCGCGATGGACAACCTGATCACTGGGGACATCCGCAACATCGAACACCTGTTTCACCTGCCGAATTTCGAGTTCTATCATCACGACGTCTCCAAATTCATCCATGTGCCGGGCGAGCTGGATTACATCCTGCATTTTGCCTCGCCGGCCAGTCCTATCGATTACCTGAAAATACCGATTCAAACTCTGAAAGTAGGTTCGCTGGGTATTCACAATTGCCTGGGTCTGGCTCGGGTGAAAGGCGCCCGCGTCCTGATCGCGTCTACGTCAGAGATTTACGGTGATCCAACCGTTCACCCACAACCGGAAGAATACTGGGGTAACGTAAACCCGGTTGGTCCGCGTGGCGTTTACGACGAAGCCAAGCGTTTTCAGGAAGCGATCACGATGGCTTACCATACCTACCATGGTTTGGAAACGCGCATCGTTCGGATTTTCAATACCTACGGCCCACGGATGCGCCTGAACGACGGTCGGGTATTGCCGGCCTTCATTGGTCAGGCACTGCGTGGCGAAGACCTGACCGTGTTTGGAGATGGTAGTCAGACGCGTTCGTTCTGCTACGTCGATGATCTGGTCGAGGGAATTTACCGGTTGCTGCTGAGCGACTATGCATATCCGGTCAACATTGGCAATCCATCGGAAATTACGATCAAAGAATTTGGCGAAGAAATCATTAAGCTGACGGGTACGACCCAGAAGCTGGTGCTAAAAGATTTGCCGACGGATGACCCGAAACAACGTCAGCCTGACATCACAAAAGCCAGAGCAATTCTGGACTGGGAGCCAAAAGTATCGCGGGCTGAAGGGCTTCGGATTACGTATGACTATTTTAAGAGTTTGCCTCAGGAAGAACTCTACACAGCGGCTTATCACCGCGAGTTTGTAAAGAAATAA
- the nspC gene encoding carboxynorspermidine decarboxylase, with protein sequence MNTTLHQRLDTIPSPCFILEEAKLRRNLELIDSVQQAAGVTIILALKGFSMFSAFPLVREYLSGATASSLNEIKLVNDYMGVQAHAYIPAYRDDEFGEVVERSSHLTFNSWNQWERFKDRAVGRVSCGIRVNPQYSEVATDMYNPCVPGSRLGATRDQLPDQLPEGLDGIHFHTLCENDSFTLERTLNALEDRFGNLLHQVKWVNFGGGHLMTREGYDTSHLIGLLTAFRQKYNVDVILEPGSAIAWQTGVLVSTVLDVVDSQGIQVAILDTSFAAHMPDTLEMPYKPRIIDSYHEPVAGKPTYRLGGMTCLAGDFLGDYSFDKPLDVGDKLVFDDMIHYTMVKTTTFNGVNLPSIGVWKESDEFQLIRTYGYDSFKDRLS encoded by the coding sequence ATGAATACGACCCTGCATCAGCGTCTGGATACCATTCCATCGCCGTGCTTCATACTCGAAGAAGCCAAACTCCGCCGGAATCTCGAACTCATCGACTCTGTTCAACAGGCAGCCGGTGTTACTATCATTCTTGCCCTGAAAGGCTTCTCCATGTTCAGCGCCTTTCCGCTGGTTCGCGAGTACCTGAGCGGAGCTACGGCCAGTTCGCTCAACGAAATCAAACTCGTCAACGATTACATGGGCGTACAAGCACACGCCTATATTCCGGCCTACCGCGACGATGAATTCGGCGAAGTGGTGGAACGCAGCAGTCACCTGACCTTTAACTCGTGGAATCAATGGGAGCGGTTCAAGGATCGGGCCGTTGGACGTGTTTCGTGCGGCATTCGCGTAAATCCGCAGTACTCGGAGGTCGCAACGGATATGTATAATCCCTGCGTACCCGGCTCACGGTTGGGTGCCACCCGCGATCAGTTGCCCGACCAATTACCCGAAGGGCTGGACGGCATTCATTTTCACACCCTTTGCGAAAACGATTCGTTTACGCTCGAACGCACGCTCAACGCCCTTGAAGACCGATTCGGTAACTTGCTTCATCAGGTGAAGTGGGTAAACTTTGGTGGGGGTCATCTGATGACGCGCGAAGGATATGACACCAGCCACCTGATCGGTTTACTGACAGCGTTCCGTCAGAAATACAATGTCGATGTGATTCTGGAACCCGGCTCGGCCATAGCCTGGCAAACGGGGGTACTTGTCTCGACCGTGCTGGATGTGGTAGATAGTCAGGGAATCCAGGTCGCCATTCTAGACACGTCGTTTGCAGCCCATATGCCCGATACGCTCGAAATGCCCTATAAACCGCGCATCATTGACTCGTATCACGAACCCGTAGCGGGCAAACCGACGTATCGACTGGGCGGTATGACCTGTCTGGCTGGTGATTTTCTGGGTGATTATTCGTTCGACAAACCACTCGACGTTGGCGATAAACTTGTGTTCGACGACATGATCCATTACACGATGGTCAAGACAACCACGTTCAATGGCGTGAACTTGCCAAGCATTGGCGTCTGGAAAGAAAGCGACGAGTTTCAGCTCATACGAACGTACGGCTATGATAGTTTCAAGGATCGGCTGAGCTAG
- a CDS encoding response regulator transcription factor — MKLLLINSEINQADWIRRRLEIENNQVMVIPDWQTGWTMTHQSQYDAVLLTMNIAESNEADLRWTDERRTVPLLLIVSPDTPDNKAWCLESGADDCVGNSVDIRELTARLYALCRRKSGHFATRSELSIDDLDINLSERSVYRAGKRISLLPREYYLLLFLMQNRERVISKKEILENVWKSANSIRPNTVEVYINYLRNKIDRQSTTKLIHTVVGMGYVIRL; from the coding sequence ATGAAACTTTTACTTATTAACAGTGAAATTAACCAGGCAGACTGGATTCGCCGACGTCTGGAGATCGAGAATAATCAGGTTATGGTTATCCCGGACTGGCAAACGGGTTGGACAATGACCCACCAGTCCCAGTACGATGCTGTGCTGTTGACGATGAACATTGCCGAAAGCAACGAGGCCGATTTGCGCTGGACAGATGAAAGGCGTACTGTACCACTCCTGTTAATTGTTTCTCCCGACACGCCAGATAACAAGGCTTGGTGTCTTGAGTCGGGTGCAGACGACTGCGTCGGTAATTCGGTCGATATTCGGGAGTTAACAGCACGTCTTTACGCGTTGTGCCGACGCAAAAGCGGCCATTTTGCGACACGCTCAGAACTCAGCATTGACGATCTCGACATCAACCTGTCTGAAAGGTCAGTGTACCGCGCGGGCAAGCGTATTTCGTTACTTCCCCGCGAATATTATCTGTTGCTCTTTCTAATGCAAAACCGGGAACGGGTAATCTCAAAGAAAGAGATCCTGGAGAATGTCTGGAAAAGTGCCAATTCAATTCGCCCGAATACCGTTGAAGTGTACATCAATTACCTGCGGAATAAAATCGATCGACAGTCAACGACAAAACTTATTCATACGGTAGTCGGTATGGGCTATGTCATTCGACTCTGA
- a CDS encoding class I SAM-dependent methyltransferase, with protein sequence MYRLWLFSLLSLSACGQGSSQQKTTARTTDSSSVYQYEQATRDGIGKRYMGREIAQVMGHLGASWLERPEREREERTDLLLKALALKPTDVVADIGAGTGFFSFSMAPELPKGRVLAVDIQPEMIDYLKEGSAKRKVTNVQPILGTESDPKLPANSVDLAILIDAYHEFSYPREMMEHIVASLKPTGRVALVEYRAEDPTVPIKELHKLSVEQATKEMKAVGLRLLKNDGRLPQQHIMFFGK encoded by the coding sequence ATGTACCGTCTCTGGCTATTTTCTCTTCTCTCTTTATCGGCTTGCGGACAGGGTTCTTCACAACAGAAAACAACCGCTCGAACAACTGACTCATCCAGCGTTTATCAATACGAGCAGGCTACCCGTGACGGCATCGGCAAACGGTACATGGGTCGTGAGATTGCACAGGTTATGGGTCATCTTGGGGCCTCTTGGCTGGAACGGCCAGAACGGGAGCGCGAAGAACGAACCGATCTGTTGCTGAAAGCGCTTGCTTTGAAACCCACCGATGTTGTTGCCGATATTGGAGCAGGAACGGGCTTCTTTTCGTTTTCAATGGCTCCCGAATTACCCAAAGGCCGCGTGCTGGCCGTCGATATTCAGCCCGAAATGATCGACTACCTGAAAGAAGGGAGCGCGAAGCGAAAGGTGACAAACGTCCAGCCCATACTTGGCACAGAATCAGACCCGAAACTACCCGCTAACTCGGTCGATCTGGCCATCCTGATCGACGCCTATCACGAATTTTCGTACCCACGGGAAATGATGGAACACATCGTCGCTTCATTGAAGCCAACCGGACGGGTAGCTCTGGTCGAATACCGCGCCGAGGATCCTACGGTTCCGATCAAAGAACTCCATAAGTTGAGCGTGGAGCAGGCTACCAAAGAAATGAAAGCGGTGGGCTTACGCTTACTCAAAAATGATGGTCGCTTACCCCAGCAGCACATCATGTTTTTCGGCAAATAA
- a CDS encoding phage holin family protein gives MNLILHLLLDAAVIFGLAYLMPQVDVKNFGTALLIAVLLGLLNFFIGWIIRFPLNLVTFFLLTGIIRIVVTAILLKLIDSFLDSFTIVGFWPALVIALAVAVAGMLIDRSAPTQEMVQSGYQALLIP, from the coding sequence ATGAACCTGATACTACACTTATTACTGGATGCCGCCGTAATTTTTGGCCTAGCTTACCTAATGCCCCAGGTCGACGTAAAAAATTTTGGAACCGCTCTGCTCATCGCTGTACTGCTGGGTTTACTTAATTTTTTTATCGGCTGGATCATTCGCTTTCCTCTCAACTTAGTGACTTTTTTTCTGCTCACGGGCATTATCCGGATCGTTGTAACGGCCATTCTTCTGAAGCTTATTGACAGTTTTCTCGATAGTTTTACCATCGTTGGCTTCTGGCCCGCGCTCGTTATTGCCTTAGCCGTTGCGGTTGCGGGTATGCTGATCGATCGGTCAGCACCTACGCAAGAGATGGTGCAGTCGGGGTATCAGGCCTTGCTGATCCCATAA
- a CDS encoding zinc metallopeptidase, with amino-acid sequence MLLIFGISMFVSWRLKSKFNEYSQIGLSNGLSGAEIAQKMLNENGIYDVRVVSTEGMLTDNYNPQEKTVNLSNDVYYGRSVAAAAVAAHECGHAVQHQLAYAPLKLRSALVPVLSVSSRYLQWVILLGIVMLQTTPVPLAIGVGLFALTTIFSFVTLPVEFDASRRALAWIKNRGVVNEREYEFAKDALWWAAMTYVVAALGSLATLLYYASLLSGGRRSD; translated from the coding sequence ATGCTTCTTATCTTCGGTATCAGCATGTTTGTAAGCTGGAGACTGAAAAGTAAGTTTAATGAATATTCGCAGATTGGTTTGAGCAATGGCCTGAGTGGTGCCGAAATCGCACAAAAAATGCTGAACGAAAACGGCATTTACGACGTACGCGTTGTGTCGACGGAAGGTATGCTTACGGATAATTATAACCCGCAGGAAAAAACCGTTAATCTCAGCAATGATGTCTACTACGGACGTAGTGTGGCAGCCGCTGCGGTAGCGGCCCACGAGTGCGGTCACGCCGTGCAGCATCAACTGGCCTATGCTCCGCTGAAATTGCGGTCGGCGCTGGTTCCTGTTCTGTCGGTTTCCTCCCGGTATTTGCAGTGGGTCATTCTGCTTGGTATCGTTATGCTTCAGACAACGCCCGTCCCCTTGGCTATCGGTGTTGGCCTGTTTGCTCTGACAACGATTTTTAGTTTCGTAACCCTTCCTGTCGAGTTCGACGCCAGCCGTCGGGCGCTGGCCTGGATCAAAAACCGGGGCGTTGTGAACGAGCGCGAATATGAGTTCGCTAAAGATGCGCTCTGGTGGGCTGCCATGACCTATGTTGTTGCTGCGTTGGGTTCGCTGGCCACGTTGCTTTATTACGCCAGCCTTCTGAGCGGTGGCCGCCGTAGTGACTAA
- a CDS encoding DUF2147 domain-containing protein, which produces MSLLLFRNYLWASLFLVLSLWPVPGKSSVDRTADQILGRWLFPGRGSTVELYRVGDRYFGRISDVSPTGKEQFGLTKNQLLISNLAFDGKGWSGELIHPKTGNHLNIDVEMVDSRTINATVYKGWRWLNKEFVMTREAL; this is translated from the coding sequence ATGTCTCTATTGCTATTCCGAAACTACCTCTGGGCTTCTCTCTTTCTCGTTCTCTCTTTATGGCCCGTACCGGGGAAATCCTCGGTAGACCGCACTGCTGATCAGATTCTGGGCCGGTGGCTGTTTCCGGGCCGGGGATCGACGGTTGAGTTGTACCGTGTTGGTGATCGCTATTTTGGTCGTATCTCCGACGTCAGCCCGACGGGTAAAGAACAGTTCGGTTTAACTAAAAATCAGTTACTGATCAGCAATCTGGCCTTCGACGGCAAAGGGTGGTCGGGTGAGTTGATCCATCCCAAGACAGGAAACCATCTTAATATAGACGTAGAAATGGTCGATTCGCGGACAATAAACGCAACCGTTTATAAGGGATGGCGTTGGCTCAACAAAGAATTTGTAATGACCAGAGAAGCCCTTTAG
- the rfaE2 gene encoding D-glycero-beta-D-manno-heptose 1-phosphate adenylyltransferase: MTETKILSREQAIQQAELWRAEGQQIVFTNGCFDIVHLGHIDYLEKAHALGNRLILGLNTDASVSCIKGPLRPVVNEYARARLMAALEFVDAVTLFDEPTPLELIEAVKPDILVKGNDYTVDTIVGADFVLGRGGRVKTVTLVPGYSTTKLIERIKQSF, encoded by the coding sequence ATGACAGAAACCAAAATCCTATCGCGCGAGCAGGCGATTCAGCAGGCCGAACTATGGCGGGCCGAAGGGCAGCAGATTGTTTTCACCAATGGCTGCTTTGACATCGTTCACTTAGGCCATATCGATTACCTTGAAAAAGCACACGCGCTGGGCAATCGCCTGATTCTGGGGCTGAATACGGACGCATCGGTGAGCTGCATTAAAGGCCCCCTGCGTCCAGTTGTCAACGAATATGCCCGCGCCCGGCTGATGGCTGCGCTGGAATTTGTGGATGCTGTTACGCTTTTCGACGAACCAACTCCCCTCGAACTCATCGAAGCGGTTAAGCCGGACATTCTTGTCAAAGGCAACGATTACACGGTCGATACGATTGTTGGGGCCGACTTTGTGCTTGGCAGAGGTGGTCGTGTTAAGACGGTTACGCTCGTACCGGGCTATTCGACGACCAAACTTATCGAGCGCATCAAGCAAAGCTTCTAG
- a CDS encoding lysylphosphatidylglycerol synthase transmembrane domain-containing protein codes for MNLKNILKYVISLAIAGGLLWFTFKQSHLDVADLGRKLSAADFRWILVSAVMTLVAHWSRAERWRILLEPVVPQRPTSLDATVSVLTGYLANMALPRAGEVARCGTLYRLSGVPVNVSFGTVVAERLFDVLMLLLLLGATFILEFDRLSQFFMEFLGGKLPKGSSGSSLLMLSGATLLGLALLGWFLFNRYREALGRHPLYQKVSGFLTGLLEGLLSVRRIRRPGAFVFHTILIWTMYYFMSYTLFFAMPATADLGPLAGLTILVVGSLGMAAPTPGGIGSFHLLVGQVALLYGLTSQDGQVLATFIHGVSTLMVIILGILSLLVVLLRRNKTTDLADVLDDPKAIKL; via the coding sequence ATGAACCTGAAGAATATTCTCAAATACGTAATTTCACTTGCTATTGCCGGAGGGCTTCTCTGGTTTACCTTTAAGCAGAGCCATCTCGATGTCGCTGATCTGGGGCGCAAACTCAGCGCAGCCGATTTTCGATGGATACTGGTATCGGCGGTAATGACCCTCGTAGCACACTGGAGCCGGGCCGAACGCTGGCGCATCCTGCTGGAACCCGTTGTTCCCCAACGGCCCACTTCACTGGATGCAACGGTTAGCGTATTGACAGGCTATTTGGCGAATATGGCTCTCCCACGGGCTGGCGAAGTGGCCCGATGCGGGACACTCTACCGGCTTTCGGGCGTACCCGTGAACGTTAGTTTTGGTACGGTAGTGGCCGAACGATTGTTCGACGTGCTCATGTTACTACTCCTACTGGGGGCTACGTTTATCCTTGAATTTGATCGGCTGAGCCAGTTTTTCATGGAGTTTCTGGGCGGTAAGCTCCCAAAAGGTTCCAGCGGTTCTAGTCTATTGATGCTCTCCGGCGCTACACTGCTGGGACTAGCTCTGTTAGGCTGGTTTTTGTTCAACCGGTATCGTGAAGCGTTGGGCAGGCATCCCCTTTATCAGAAAGTTAGTGGGTTTCTGACCGGCTTGCTCGAAGGCCTGTTAAGCGTTCGTAGAATACGTCGACCCGGCGCGTTTGTGTTTCATACGATCCTCATCTGGACAATGTACTACTTTATGTCGTACACCCTCTTTTTCGCCATGCCAGCTACGGCTGACTTAGGTCCACTGGCCGGATTGACGATTCTGGTCGTTGGTTCATTGGGGATGGCTGCGCCTACACCGGGCGGCATCGGTTCTTTTCACCTACTGGTCGGACAGGTTGCGTTGCTCTATGGCCTGACCAGTCAGGACGGGCAGGTGCTGGCAACATTTATTCACGGCGTTTCAACGCTGATGGTCATCATTCTGGGTATCCTAAGTCTGCTGGTCGTACTGCTACGGCGTAACAAAACGACAGACCTGGCGGATGTACTCGATGATCCTAAAGCAATTAAGTTGTAA
- the panD gene encoding aspartate 1-decarboxylase: MFVTVLKSKLHRVKVTQAELNYVGSITIDEDLMDAAGLFENEQVHIVNNNNGERLVTYVIKGERGSGIICLNGAAARRAQVGDIIIIIAYAMMTPDEARSHKPTVIFPNDNNRLVKG; this comes from the coding sequence ATGTTTGTCACCGTATTAAAATCAAAGCTCCATCGCGTCAAAGTCACGCAGGCCGAGTTGAATTATGTTGGTAGCATTACCATTGATGAAGATCTTATGGATGCTGCCGGACTGTTCGAGAACGAACAGGTACATATCGTCAATAATAACAACGGTGAGCGGCTCGTCACGTATGTCATCAAAGGCGAACGCGGCTCGGGTATAATCTGTCTGAACGGCGCTGCAGCTCGCCGGGCACAGGTCGGCGATATTATCATTATCATCGCTTACGCCATGATGACACCCGACGAGGCCCGATCCCATAAACCAACCGTAATCTTTCCGAATGATAACAATCGGCTCGTGAAAGGCTAA
- the moeB gene encoding molybdopterin-synthase adenylyltransferase MoeB, producing the protein MEATTLIPAEKQRYQKHLNLPEIGTAGQLRLKNARVLVVGAGGLGCPVLLYLTAAGVGTIGVIDPDVVDLSNLQRQVLYTTDEVGKPKAKIATSHLNRLNPDISFDTYTAALEISNARGIIEGYDIVVDCTDNFKVRYLVNDICVTLGKPFVYGAIHRFEGQVAVLNADLGDGQRGPTYRCMFPEYPNDIEIPNCNDTGVLGVLPGVIGTYQANEVIKLITGIGQSLNEHLLMVDLLTMNQQRIKTKRRADADQLAKQGLASGYRPALVSTGPQKITAQELADRLALGEDIFLLDVRERPEYDLCHLEGAVLIPVGMIPNNRKRIPTDRPVVVYCHHGIRSANVINYLYAQGGLTNLYNLDGGIDAWARDIEPEMAIY; encoded by the coding sequence ATGGAAGCCACAACATTAATACCCGCCGAAAAACAACGCTATCAAAAACACCTTAATCTACCTGAAATTGGTACGGCGGGCCAGCTTCGGCTAAAGAACGCTCGTGTGCTCGTCGTTGGCGCAGGTGGTTTGGGATGCCCGGTGCTATTGTATCTAACGGCGGCCGGTGTTGGCACCATTGGTGTTATCGATCCCGATGTGGTCGATCTCAGCAACCTTCAGCGACAGGTGCTCTACACAACCGATGAGGTGGGTAAACCGAAAGCGAAAATCGCTACCAGCCACCTGAATCGGCTCAATCCCGACATTTCTTTCGACACATATACGGCGGCTCTCGAAATCAGCAACGCCCGAGGGATCATTGAAGGCTACGATATCGTGGTTGACTGCACCGATAATTTTAAGGTTCGGTATCTGGTTAATGACATTTGTGTAACACTGGGCAAACCCTTCGTTTATGGGGCCATTCACCGTTTTGAAGGACAGGTAGCCGTACTTAATGCCGATCTGGGTGATGGTCAGCGTGGGCCTACGTATCGGTGCATGTTCCCTGAATACCCGAACGACATCGAAATTCCAAACTGCAATGATACGGGCGTACTCGGCGTATTGCCAGGTGTGATTGGGACGTATCAGGCGAACGAAGTCATCAAACTGATTACCGGCATTGGGCAGTCGCTAAACGAGCATCTGCTGATGGTCGATTTGCTGACGATGAACCAGCAGCGCATCAAAACCAAGCGCCGGGCCGACGCGGACCAACTGGCCAAACAGGGTCTGGCATCGGGCTACCGACCGGCCCTCGTTTCGACGGGACCGCAGAAAATAACAGCTCAGGAATTAGCCGACCGGCTGGCTCTTGGCGAAGACATTTTTCTGCTGGATGTTCGCGAACGACCCGAATATGACCTGTGTCACCTGGAGGGAGCTGTGCTGATCCCGGTTGGTATGATTCCCAATAACCGAAAACGCATTCCTACGGATCGGCCCGTTGTCGTATACTGTCACCACGGCATCCGCTCGGCCAACGTCATCAATTACCTGTATGCGCAGGGCGGATTAACGAATCTGTATAACCTTGATGGCGGTATCGACGCCTGGGCGCGGGACATTGAACCCGAAATGGCAATCTATTGA